From the genome of Bacteroides sp. MSB163, one region includes:
- a CDS encoding pyridoxamine 5'-phosphate oxidase family protein has translation MKTIAITELTEIEAIIRKCPYCMVGITDLKGNPYVIPMNFAYRDGVIYLHSGPEGGKVAMVKRHPQVCITFCEGHELVYMHRQVACSYSMKSRSVMCHGNVRFIEDMDEKREVLDIIMRQYTSDEFKYSEPAVRNVKVWEVKIDKMTCRSFGLRPSEATSE, from the coding sequence ATGAAGACAATTGCAATCACCGAACTGACGGAAATTGAAGCAATCATTCGCAAATGCCCCTACTGCATGGTTGGCATCACCGACCTAAAGGGGAATCCCTACGTAATTCCCATGAACTTCGCTTACCGGGATGGAGTAATCTACCTGCACTCCGGCCCCGAAGGCGGCAAAGTGGCAATGGTGAAACGGCATCCGCAAGTCTGTATCACTTTCTGCGAAGGACACGAACTGGTGTATATGCACCGGCAGGTGGCATGCAGCTACAGCATGAAGTCGCGCAGCGTGATGTGCCACGGAAACGTCCGTTTCATCGAAGATATGGACGAAAAAAGAGAAGTGCTTGATATAATCATGCGGCAATATACAAGCGATGAATTCAAATACAGCGAACCTGCCGTGCGCAACGTAAAGGTTTGGGAAGTAAAAATAGACAAAATGACTTGCAGATCCTTCGGACTACGACCCAGCGAGGCCACCTCAGAGTAG
- a CDS encoding YczE/YyaS/YitT family protein — MAKRELTTRYLFFIAGLFVNAFGISLIIKANLGSSPISSLPYTLSLKFPVTLGQFTLLLNAVLIAGQIWLLKRNFRKEQFLQIPVAILFSFFIDCSMALLEGFTPAGYASQILSLIAGCAILGLGVSMEVIANVVMLSGEAFVKAITLRTGKEFGITKIGFDTTLALLACAASLLLAGTIEGVREGTIIAALIVGLFARFFNRRLGFVNKMITFAPNKTPIQPYEDNCNHRTDGN; from the coding sequence ATGGCAAAAAGAGAATTAACAACCCGGTATCTGTTTTTCATCGCGGGCTTATTTGTAAATGCGTTCGGTATTAGTTTAATTATTAAAGCAAATCTGGGTTCCTCGCCTATATCGAGCCTTCCTTACACACTGAGTTTAAAATTTCCCGTCACACTGGGACAATTCACGCTTCTGCTGAATGCCGTGCTGATAGCCGGACAAATATGGCTTCTGAAAAGGAACTTCAGAAAAGAGCAGTTTCTACAAATTCCCGTAGCAATACTCTTCAGTTTCTTCATAGATTGCTCGATGGCTTTGCTGGAAGGATTCACTCCTGCGGGCTATGCCTCGCAGATTCTATCACTGATAGCTGGCTGTGCGATACTTGGCCTGGGAGTAAGTATGGAGGTAATTGCCAATGTAGTAATGCTATCCGGAGAAGCCTTTGTGAAAGCCATCACTCTGCGCACAGGGAAAGAGTTCGGAATCACAAAAATCGGCTTTGATACAACGTTGGCACTCCTGGCTTGTGCCGCATCGCTCCTATTAGCAGGCACCATAGAAGGTGTACGCGAAGGTACAATCATTGCCGCATTGATCGTAGGACTTTTCGCACGCTTCTTCAACAGACGGCTGGGGTTTGTCAATAAAATGATTACCTTTGCACCGAATAAAACACCCATTCAGCCCTATGAAGACAATTGCAATCACCGAACTGACGGAAATTGA